In the genome of Colwellia sp. PAMC 21821, the window TGGCCTTGGTTTCATAAATTAGTCGGCAGAACTTTTGTCATTCACCCTGAAGTTCAAACGGCAAGAATGCAAGTGGTTAACACTACATTCCCTGGGATGAACCAAGTACCTAATAATATTTTATGGACAGATGAATGGTACGATTTTGGCGATGAAAACAGCAAAAATTTAAACTACCTTCTAACGGTTGATGAGAACAGTTACAGCACTCACTCTGATTGGGGAAATGGTAGAACAGGCAATGGCATGGGAGAGTTTCATCCTATTGCTTGGTATCAAAATTTTGATGGTGGACGTTCATTCTATACGGCTTTAGGACACATAAACTCAGTACATAGTAATCCTATTTTTAAACAACATTTATACGGTGGGATATATTGGGCAGCAACAGGTAAGGGGATATTAGAATAAGGACATGAGTAGTTAATTCAATAAGTCTGGTTTTATAATTCAAGTTAAATTGAAGTGAAACTAAAACCAGAACTTTATATCGATACTAGAACCATCATTATTAATAGAATAATTCGACCCAAAATACCTCTTAGGTTTTATAATTGAGTAATAAGTGCTTTTTATTGACTATTTTTAACCAAAAAACATAGAGTTCAAATAATTAAACTTTTTCTTTCATTTGAATCTTCCTTAATTTTAGTCATTATCATAATCAAGTTTTGTCGTGGTGGGATTTACCTGCTCAGAAAGTTTATAGATAAAGACTATTACCGGTAAAGGATAGAAGATATTTACAGCCGTAAAGTGGGGGGCCGATGTAATCTCTTAATCATGGTGTAAACTATTCTTTAATGATGACGATAAATAACCTTTATCGCCTGAAAATATAGTTGACGTATGCCTTTGGTTACAGACTAGCTTTTAGCATAAGAAATAGGTACTAATATATTTTCGTAATGCTAATAAAGACTCTAAATATAATTGAAATCTTTTCCGAATATTAATCAAGCTTATTACGGTTATATTGGCCTGAAAAGCCGCTTGTTATTCGGAATAAAATCACTAACTCATTGAATTTAAAGATGTAGGTGTCGGTCTTGAAAACCGGCAAGGGTTTGTAGCCCTTCTAGAGTTCAAATCTCTATCTCACCGCCACATTATAGAGAAGCCCGTTAATTCGAAAGAGTTAACGGGTTTTTTGCTATCTCAGTGTTTAGTTTTATAAAAAGGGTTTGTAGCGCTAATCCTTCGAGTAGAGTTAAAATCTCTATCTCACCGCCACATTAAGAAAAGGCGCTAATCGAAAGATTAGCGCCTTTTTGCTTTTTTGGGTTTATAAAGTGGAATTTTAGCGCTAATCCTTCGAGTAGAGCTCAAATCTCTATCTCCAGGTTTTTATTACATCCCTGTAAAACCACATAACTTCATCCTTGAAGTTAACCGACACATTAAGAGAAGCCCGCTAATTCGTAAGAGTTAGCGGGTTTTTTGCATTTATAGCCTTTATCTAAGTAAAAAAATGTCAGAAATAAGTTAAGAACTAATTTTTAGCTACTTCAAGTGAAGTAAGGTAGTTATCCCACCAAATTAAATAATCTTCGTTACTTATGCCGGTTGATAAGCCACGAAGTGCCATTTGTGTTGTGTAGTGTTTTTCAAAAAATTCGTCCCAATAAGCGATTACTTTAGGATCTTCATCTATCATACCTAGATCTTTAGTTTCTAATTGCCATCTCTCAAGCTCGGCTCTCATTCGAAGTAAGTTTGATTGGTATTTAGGATTTGCAGCTAAGTTAGTCGTTTCTTCAGGATCGTTTTTAATATCGTAAAGCTCTTCAATAGGGCGTGTTTTAGCAAAAAACTGATCTTGCATTGGCGATAGCTCACCTGCGTCGTGCATTTTCTGCATTAAGGTCAATACAGGGTAGTTAAGCTTTTTATAGGCATTAAATTGCGTATACGGCTGTTCAGGCTTGAAGTTTTTGATGTATTTAAACTGTGTATCTCGAACGGCTCTTATACGGTCATCTGTTTCATCACAGCGGTCTCGTTGTGCATAAATGTATTCTCTAGTAATTTTATCTTTACCTAAAATTACTTTGCCATCCATATAGGCTGGAACAGGTTCGCCAATTAAAGACAAGCTGGTTGGTGCTAAGTCAATTAAACTGACTAAGTCATTATTTACTGTGTTGGCTTCAATGCCTTTACCCCAAGCAATTAATGGTACTTGAATACCACCATCGTATAGCCATTGTTTATCTCTTAGCATTGCGCGACCGTGATCACCAAATATAAATACTATGGTATTCTCTAATGCACCTGCTTGTTCAAGTTCGTTGAAAAGGACGCCTATTTTTTTATCAACATGTTGAACGGTTTCAAGATAAAGCGCCCAATCACGTTTTACTATATCGTGGTCAGGGTAATAACTTGGTGGCTTAACTAATGATACATCTATTGGGTCTTCAACATCGTTAATAAAAGTACGGTGTGTTTCGCTGTAATTAATTTGAGCAAAAAACGGTTTACCTTCTCCCTGTTTTAAATATTTTTGCCAAGCAGGTTTATTTAAAATACTTTCTTTAACAGGGCCATGGGTATAAGCACCGCCTGAATATTGTATTTCACCATCCATTGCATCAAACGGCTCTACACGAGTAGCAAAATTAAAATCAGTTTTTTGTTTAGGTCCCATCAATAAATTGAAATATCCCGCTTCGCGCGTATATTCGGACAACATCTTTACCTGCTCTGGTAATTGATAGTTATCGGTTAAATGACTACGGTGATGATGAGCACCTATCGAAGTAGGGTGCATGCCAGTAAAAAATGCTGAACGAGTGGTAGAACAAACAGACGAGGTGGCAAAGGCATTATTAAAGCGCATGCCTTCCTTAGCAATTTTGTCTAAATTAGGGGTTTTAACTAATGGGTGGCCGTAAGCGCCAAGATCTAAACTAATGTCTTCTAGTACAACCCAAATAACATTAGGTTTACCTGCTTTATTTACGGCTTGCTGAGTTATAGCCTTTTTTTCAACGGTAGTTTCATTCATTGGCTTACTGGCATTATTATCGGCATAGTTACCGGCAAAGTTACATGCGGTTAAAGCACTTAATGTGATTGTTGTACAGATCAATAAAGCACTAGTCTTTGCTAAACGCTGTAGTATATTTTTTTTAGTTTTCATTTCTATTCTTCCTTAAATCATCATAACCAAATTACTTGGTTATAATGGTTATGCTGCTTAAAGATCATTAACTCGTTTACTTTGGTTTTCAATATTTACCATCTTTTGTTCTAATCTGGCGACAATGTCAGGGTGTTTGTGAGCTATATTGCTTTGTTCACTAGGATCAATGTCTAAGTTGTATAGTTGAACACCTGTAGAGGTACCGCTGTTTATATTCTTTTTGGTTTTAATAAATTTAGGCACACGATTCGCTGGGCGAATGTATTTCCAGTTATTTTCTCTAATGGCTAAGGTAAAAGGGGTTTCTTCAATTAACACATCACGGGCTTCTTCGTTAGCGTTGAAAAAACCGTTAAGTTTTTTCTGGCTATCAATAGCTTCATCGTTACCTAATTCAATATTGAGTAGTTGTGAAATAGAGGCATAAATATCAATTTGACTGGTCAATGAATCACTTACGCCAGCTTTAACTTGCTTAGGATAATATAGAATTAAGGGCACGCGAGTACCGCCTTCAAAAGCACTATATTTTCCGCCATTGTATACACCATTCGCTTTATGGTCGCCAATGAGTTTGAGTGCATCATCATCATAACCGTCAGTTAACACCGCGCCGTTATCCGAGGTAAAAATAACCAGGGTGTTATCTAATAAATCGAGTGCTTTAAGGTGATTAACAACTTCACCTGTTATCCAGTCCATTTGCACAATGGCATCGCCACGTACGCCCATTTTTGTTGCACCTTTAAATTTCTCATTGGGTACTCTTGGCACATGAATATCGTGGAATGAAAAAAATAAGAAAAAGGGTTTTTCTTGGTTGTT includes:
- a CDS encoding ThuA domain-containing protein; amino-acid sequence: MKTSTRKAQCRILVFMFVSLFCAVTVAQQFNVLLFTKTSGWHHKAIPAGVANIEALAKEHHFNMVWHEEASYFNDKFLADIDVVIFMMTTGDVLNEEQQAAFKRFIQSGKGFVGIHSASDTEYEWPWFHKLVGRTFVIHPEVQTARMQVVNTTFPGMNQVPNNILWTDEWYDFGDENSKNLNYLLTVDENSYSTHSDWGNGRTGNGMGEFHPIAWYQNFDGGRSFYTALGHINSVHSNPIFKQHLYGGIYWAATGKGILE
- a CDS encoding sulfatase, whose amino-acid sequence is MKTKKNILQRLAKTSALLICTTITLSALTACNFAGNYADNNASKPMNETTVEKKAITQQAVNKAGKPNVIWVVLEDISLDLGAYGHPLVKTPNLDKIAKEGMRFNNAFATSSVCSTTRSAFFTGMHPTSIGAHHHRSHLTDNYQLPEQVKMLSEYTREAGYFNLLMGPKQKTDFNFATRVEPFDAMDGEIQYSGGAYTHGPVKESILNKPAWQKYLKQGEGKPFFAQINYSETHRTFINDVEDPIDVSLVKPPSYYPDHDIVKRDWALYLETVQHVDKKIGVLFNELEQAGALENTIVFIFGDHGRAMLRDKQWLYDGGIQVPLIAWGKGIEANTVNNDLVSLIDLAPTSLSLIGEPVPAYMDGKVILGKDKITREYIYAQRDRCDETDDRIRAVRDTQFKYIKNFKPEQPYTQFNAYKKLNYPVLTLMQKMHDAGELSPMQDQFFAKTRPIEELYDIKNDPEETTNLAANPKYQSNLLRMRAELERWQLETKDLGMIDEDPKVIAYWDEFFEKHYTTQMALRGLSTGISNEDYLIWWDNYLTSLEVAKN